One genomic region from Candidatus Planktophila sp. encodes:
- a CDS encoding APC family permease, with product MPEQSSMLRKGRLGVFGIVFFVVAASAPLVGMTGAVPVAMLLGNGAATPGAYLAAGITLLIFSIGYASMSHHVTNAGAFFAFVGKGLGLRAGVSAAYASLVGYLTIQLAIYGFFGLVMNLTMAEYGVNLNWYVWSLIGLVIATILSVLSVDVGAKILGALLIFEILSLLVTALAIFIKGGPESINIWGSFNPSTVFAGGFSGPAGIALAFAFASFIGFEATAIYGEESRNPKRDVPRATYYSIIAISAIFAVVSFAMVVGMGHSKLMDEIVSRSSIDGAPLADPANVLFSLSGQFVGSGIVDLMKILVVTSLFAGLLAFQNAASRYFFAMGRAGVMPKNFAKTNNWGAPQNASFMTSIIAAAVIVIFAAGNLDPFTKLFSWMSGIAVISIGAVEILVSLAVVKYFSTMNNQNIWKTKIAPIASVVLLGGGLYLLMARFNLLAGTVPSGIDPSLPESVWKLSSLGWFLILVPFIAMAFGYLVATISKSKHESLTQDFS from the coding sequence ATGCCTGAACAAAGTTCGATGCTTCGTAAAGGACGCCTTGGTGTTTTTGGAATTGTTTTCTTTGTAGTGGCCGCTTCTGCGCCTTTAGTTGGAATGACTGGTGCAGTTCCTGTTGCAATGTTATTAGGCAATGGCGCCGCAACACCTGGAGCTTATCTCGCAGCAGGAATAACACTGTTGATTTTCTCAATTGGATATGCATCAATGAGCCATCACGTAACAAACGCCGGAGCATTTTTCGCATTTGTAGGAAAAGGTTTGGGTCTCAGAGCTGGCGTATCGGCCGCTTATGCCTCACTCGTCGGTTACTTGACCATCCAGCTTGCAATCTATGGTTTCTTCGGTCTTGTCATGAATCTAACAATGGCCGAGTATGGCGTTAATCTGAATTGGTATGTCTGGTCTCTCATCGGACTTGTGATTGCAACTATTTTATCAGTTCTAAGTGTTGATGTTGGAGCAAAAATCCTAGGAGCTCTACTTATTTTTGAAATACTCTCACTTCTAGTTACAGCACTTGCAATTTTTATTAAAGGAGGTCCTGAATCGATAAATATTTGGGGCTCATTTAATCCTTCGACAGTATTTGCCGGTGGTTTTTCAGGACCAGCTGGCATTGCTCTAGCTTTTGCCTTCGCTTCATTTATTGGTTTCGAAGCCACGGCGATTTATGGTGAAGAATCTCGAAATCCTAAGCGTGATGTTCCTCGCGCAACGTATTACTCAATCATCGCAATTTCGGCGATATTTGCGGTTGTCTCATTTGCAATGGTAGTCGGAATGGGTCATTCGAAGTTGATGGATGAGATTGTTAGCAGAAGTTCGATAGATGGTGCACCGCTTGCTGATCCAGCTAATGTTCTTTTTAGCCTTTCGGGTCAATTTGTTGGATCAGGAATCGTTGATTTAATGAAAATCCTGGTTGTTACCTCGCTCTTTGCTGGCTTGCTTGCTTTTCAAAATGCCGCCAGCCGCTACTTCTTTGCCATGGGGCGAGCCGGTGTCATGCCGAAAAATTTTGCAAAAACTAATAACTGGGGAGCGCCTCAGAACGCATCATTTATGACATCGATAATTGCGGCGGCAGTTATTGTTATTTTCGCAGCGGGAAACCTCGATCCCTTTACAAAACTATTTAGTTGGATGAGCGGTATCGCTGTTATTTCAATTGGTGCTGTTGAGATTCTAGTCTCGCTCGCAGTTGTTAAATACTTCTCTACTATGAACAATCAAAATATCTGGAAAACTAAGATTGCACCAATCGCATCGGTAGTACTTCTCGGAGGCGGGTTGTATCTATTGATGGCCAGATTTAATCTTCTAGCGGGTACCGTTCCCTCAGGTATTGATCCATCACTTCCTGAAAGTGTGTGGAAACTTTCTAGTTTAGGATGGTTTTTGATTCTTGTTCCGTTTATTGCGATGGCTTTCGGATATTTGGTGGCAACAATCTCAAAGAGCAAGCATGAATCTCTTACTCAAGATTTCTCGTAG